In Arthrobacter citreus, a genomic segment contains:
- a CDS encoding exonuclease domain-containing protein, which yields MTLNFTAIDFETANGSRASACALGMVKVRSGRIVERGSWLLRPTDGGGFWPRNVEVHGITEAMVAGAPTWAQVHPEIAAFIDDDVLLAHNAIFDVGVFAKTSETAGIAVRSFTYGCSVKLAQKLLVLENHKLPTVHAALGFGAFQHHDGLADAEACANITIAIAEREGLADIDAVLKLCGGSSAAVPAGLVPAGAAVTGAAAAGPATPWARFAPRPTLDLSEPVAPVSVKMSGHMVSFTGDFSVERPVLQQLVLEHGGALNNHAPTRATTLLVVGDWNADMLRPGAVVSRSVQKAQDLRAKGQSVDIIGEAAFWQLLDADPAAASAAAAAALLQPTAYEPLSLAVTPPVLPKRRDVKGMAEILAQLGPADLAAATFKSDHYGVFRVAGTAFKSPVLGVRMLGHRSIENNGKPERDIQSLALLQDEDAAFVSTLTGQNPDREFLEVLLSGVEHGDLVTAVFDALGGPFVVQAVAVQAPVADMFMLGSMVLAHRGRPGAKLSSLQAVIPRTGHALPVPETITAWDFYESSGD from the coding sequence ATGACATTGAACTTCACCGCGATCGACTTTGAAACAGCCAACGGATCGCGGGCATCGGCCTGTGCACTGGGGATGGTGAAGGTCCGGAGCGGCCGGATTGTGGAGCGGGGAAGCTGGCTCCTGCGGCCCACCGACGGCGGAGGCTTCTGGCCCCGCAACGTGGAGGTCCACGGCATCACCGAGGCGATGGTCGCGGGAGCACCCACGTGGGCGCAGGTTCATCCGGAGATCGCGGCCTTCATCGATGACGACGTGCTCCTCGCCCACAATGCAATCTTCGATGTTGGCGTGTTCGCCAAGACCAGTGAGACCGCAGGCATTGCGGTGCGGTCCTTCACCTACGGCTGCTCGGTAAAGCTGGCTCAAAAACTGCTGGTGCTGGAGAACCACAAACTGCCCACCGTTCACGCTGCCCTGGGCTTTGGGGCCTTCCAGCACCACGACGGCCTGGCCGACGCCGAGGCCTGCGCCAACATCACCATCGCCATTGCCGAACGGGAAGGGCTGGCGGACATCGACGCCGTCCTGAAGCTGTGCGGGGGATCGTCGGCTGCGGTGCCGGCGGGGCTGGTGCCGGCGGGGGCAGCGGTCACAGGGGCTGCTGCAGCGGGACCGGCCACACCGTGGGCCCGGTTTGCCCCGCGGCCCACCCTGGACCTGAGCGAACCGGTGGCCCCGGTCTCCGTGAAGATGAGCGGACACATGGTCTCCTTCACCGGCGACTTCTCCGTGGAACGCCCGGTCCTGCAGCAGCTGGTGCTGGAACACGGCGGTGCACTGAACAACCACGCTCCCACCCGCGCCACCACCCTGCTGGTGGTGGGGGACTGGAACGCTGACATGCTGCGGCCAGGCGCCGTCGTCAGCCGCTCGGTCCAGAAGGCGCAGGACCTGCGGGCCAAAGGCCAGAGCGTGGACATTATCGGGGAAGCGGCCTTCTGGCAGCTGCTGGACGCGGATCCCGCTGCGGCCTCGGCTGCAGCCGCCGCGGCACTGCTGCAGCCCACAGCCTATGAGCCGCTGTCCCTGGCGGTCACTCCGCCGGTGCTGCCCAAACGCCGGGACGTCAAGGGAATGGCGGAGATCCTGGCGCAGCTGGGGCCGGCGGATCTGGCCGCCGCAACCTTCAAGAGCGACCACTATGGGGTGTTCCGGGTGGCCGGAACAGCCTTCAAGTCCCCGGTGCTCGGGGTTCGGATGCTCGGCCACCGCAGCATCGAAAACAACGGAAAGCCCGAACGCGACATCCAATCCCTGGCCCTCCTGCAGGATGAGGACGCGGCCTTCGTCAGCACCCTCACCGGCCAGAACCCGGACCGTGAATTTCTTGAGGTCCTGCTCAGCGGCGTTGAGCACGGAGACCTGGTCACCGCAGTCTTCGACGCCCTGGGAGGGCCGTTTGTGGTCCAGGCGGTGGCGGTCCAGGCACCGGTTGCCGACATGTTCATGCTCGGCTCGATGGTCCTGGCGCACCGCGGCCGTCCGGGCGCGAAGCTCAGCTCGCTGCAGGCGGTCATCCCGCGCACCGGGCATGCGCTGCCCGTGCCCGAAACAATCACTGCCTGGGACTTCTACGAGTCCTCCGGCGACTAG
- a CDS encoding VOC family protein, producing MSLSDSTPEALPPVRQLRLVIAAEDYEAALAFYRDTLGMPEQEAYSGGDGAEVTILDAGRATLEISNPAQVRMIDRVEADGQPSLKLRVALEVGDARLATRAAVDGGAELVANPRETPWRSLNSRLNGPEGVQLTLFEELDE from the coding sequence ATGAGCCTTTCCGACAGCACTCCCGAAGCCCTGCCGCCCGTCCGCCAGCTGCGCCTGGTCATAGCCGCTGAGGATTATGAGGCGGCACTGGCCTTTTACCGGGACACCCTGGGCATGCCCGAACAGGAAGCGTACTCGGGCGGCGACGGGGCCGAAGTCACCATTCTGGACGCTGGCCGGGCCACCCTGGAGATTTCCAATCCGGCGCAGGTCCGCATGATTGACCGGGTCGAGGCGGACGGGCAGCCAAGCCTGAAGCTGCGGGTGGCCCTTGAGGTGGGCGACGCCCGGCTGGCCACCCGCGCAGCGGTCGACGGCGGCGCGGAGCTGGTGGCCAATCCCCGGGAAACTCCGTGGCGCTCGCTAAACTCCCGACTCAACGGTCCTGAAGGAGTGCAGCTGACCCTGTTCGAGGAACTGGACGAATGA
- the gluQRS gene encoding tRNA glutamyl-Q(34) synthetase GluQRS: protein MTSGAGRFAPSPTGDLHVGNLRTAILAWLFARSTGRRFLLRVEDLDPERSRPETGQLLDLTAVGLTWDAAPVRQSERTSLYLEAIGRLAADGLVYECFCTRSEIADAPRAPHAPPGAYPGTCRNLSEDDRARRRKLRPAALRLRSGVAEFTVTDLLHGAYTGPVDDLVLLRNDGVPPYNLAVVVDDAAQGIDQVVRGGDLLASAPRQAYLASLLDLPPVEYVHVPLVLNPRGQRLAKRDGAITLAALAGAGMETAGVRDLILDSLGLPAGPLDDALTAFSVAQLPREPWVFEAPFPAKPGPGVFPAPG from the coding sequence ATGACCTCAGGAGCCGGCCGCTTCGCCCCGAGCCCAACGGGAGACCTACACGTCGGCAACCTCCGCACGGCCATTCTGGCGTGGCTTTTTGCGCGCTCCACGGGCAGGCGCTTCCTGCTGCGGGTTGAGGATCTGGACCCGGAGCGCTCCCGGCCGGAGACGGGGCAGCTGCTTGACCTCACCGCCGTCGGGCTCACCTGGGACGCGGCGCCCGTGCGGCAGTCCGAGCGCACCAGCCTTTATCTGGAGGCCATTGGCCGGCTGGCCGCCGATGGCCTGGTGTACGAGTGTTTCTGCACGCGCAGCGAAATCGCCGATGCGCCCCGCGCTCCGCACGCCCCGCCCGGTGCGTATCCCGGCACCTGCCGCAACCTGAGCGAAGACGATCGTGCCCGACGGCGGAAGCTGCGTCCCGCTGCGCTGCGGCTGCGCAGCGGGGTTGCGGAGTTCACGGTGACCGACCTGCTGCACGGCGCTTACACAGGACCCGTGGATGACCTGGTGCTGCTGCGCAATGACGGCGTGCCGCCCTATAACCTGGCGGTGGTTGTTGATGATGCCGCGCAGGGCATCGATCAAGTGGTGCGGGGCGGTGACCTGCTGGCCTCGGCTCCGCGGCAGGCATATTTGGCGTCACTCCTTGACCTGCCGCCGGTGGAATACGTGCATGTTCCCCTGGTCCTGAATCCGCGGGGACAGCGGCTGGCCAAGCGCGACGGCGCCATCACCCTCGCAGCCCTCGCCGGCGCCGGGATGGAAACGGCGGGCGTGCGGGACCTGATCCTGGACTCCCTCGGGTTGCCGGCCGGGCCGCTCGACGACGCGCTGACGGCCTTTTCCGTGGCGCAGCTGCCCCGGGAGCCATGGGTCTTTGAGGCGCCGTTTCCCGCTAAGCCCGGCCCAGGTGTATTCCCAGCGCCAGGATGA
- a CDS encoding metalloregulator ArsR/SmtB family transcription factor has translation MKSTGDDPLLDKAFLALADPARRQIIARLSRGPATVNELAEPFEMSKQAVSKHIQVLEQAQLVTRSRDAQRRPVHLNPARLEALTAWIGQYRLVREEQFRGLDAVLRSQAAPGGRQAKDPS, from the coding sequence ATGAAATCCACCGGCGACGACCCCCTTCTGGACAAGGCCTTCCTGGCCCTGGCCGATCCGGCCCGCCGCCAGATCATTGCCCGGCTGTCCCGGGGTCCTGCAACGGTCAACGAATTGGCGGAACCCTTCGAGATGTCCAAGCAGGCCGTTTCGAAGCACATTCAGGTCCTCGAGCAGGCGCAGCTTGTCACGAGAAGCCGTGACGCCCAGCGGCGTCCGGTTCACCTGAACCCCGCACGGTTGGAGGCGCTCACCGCATGGATCGGCCAGTACCGGCTGGTCCGCGAGGAGCAGTTCCGCGGCCTTGATGCCGTGCTTCGCAGCCAGGCCGCCCCCGGCGGCCGCCAGGCAAAGGATCCATCATGA
- a CDS encoding SRPBCC family protein: protein MTNTLELNVPDGLPFINFSRELDYPVPQVFRAYQDPDLIVQWLGPRGMKMEIEHYDFRTGGSYCYIHTGPDGVPYTFSGIFHTVRENEFAVQTFEFSGYPDVVSIEFMTMEALDDGRTRISAHSVYPSMEARDGMAASGMEGGVAEGFDRLDELLAQLQEGALQGEGAP from the coding sequence ATGACCAACACTCTGGAGCTCAACGTCCCCGACGGACTTCCCTTCATCAATTTTTCCCGCGAGCTGGACTATCCGGTTCCCCAGGTCTTCCGCGCTTACCAGGACCCGGATCTCATTGTTCAGTGGCTCGGTCCGCGGGGCATGAAGATGGAAATCGAACATTATGATTTCCGCACCGGCGGTTCCTACTGCTACATCCACACCGGCCCGGACGGTGTGCCGTACACGTTCAGCGGTATCTTCCACACGGTCCGGGAGAACGAATTCGCCGTCCAGACCTTCGAGTTCTCCGGTTATCCCGACGTCGTGAGCATTGAGTTCATGACGATGGAGGCGCTCGACGACGGCCGCACCCGGATCAGCGCGCATTCCGTCTACCCCTCCATGGAGGCCCGCGACGGCATGGCCGCGTCCGGCATGGAAGGCGGTGTGGCCGAGGGCTTCGACCGGCTCGACGAGCTGCTCGCCCAGCTGCAGGAAGGCGCGCTGCAGGGAGAAGGTGCGCCATGA
- a CDS encoding SRPBCC family protein — translation MSNPLTVNAPEGIPFVEYEREFDFPVHEVFRAHVDPELYSQWIGPRGLSTRIDVFEPRPGGAYRFVQAGDDGAEYAFRGVFHSVREDEFMLQTFEYEGYPDAVTLEYATFSELPGGRSKLAGRSVFPTLEARDGFAAEGMETGMSEGYDQLDEVLDRSRAET, via the coding sequence ATGAGCAATCCGTTGACCGTCAATGCGCCCGAGGGCATACCCTTCGTGGAGTATGAGCGCGAATTCGATTTCCCGGTGCACGAGGTCTTCCGGGCGCACGTTGATCCGGAGCTCTACTCCCAATGGATCGGTCCACGGGGGCTGAGTACCCGCATCGATGTGTTCGAGCCGCGTCCGGGCGGCGCCTACCGCTTTGTGCAGGCAGGGGACGACGGCGCGGAGTACGCCTTCCGCGGCGTTTTCCACTCGGTCCGCGAGGACGAATTCATGCTGCAGACGTTCGAGTACGAGGGCTACCCGGACGCCGTGACGCTCGAATACGCTACGTTCAGCGAATTGCCCGGCGGCAGGAGCAAACTGGCCGGCCGTTCAGTGTTTCCCACACTGGAAGCCCGGGACGGTTTCGCTGCCGAAGGCATGGAAACCGGGATGTCCGAGGGCTATGACCAGCTCGACGAGGTCCTGGACCGGAGCCGGGCCGAGACCTAA
- a CDS encoding VOC family protein, which produces MDWTLEVVVLPVSDLDRAVAFYRDQVGFTLDHRTVNGDMDFAQLTPPGSGCSIVIGNLPSQQQMEPGSMSGLQLVVSDARAARDELVGRGVDASELTVIDPRDGGTFFGFSDPDGNSWAVQEMKVRAEQPLIPRSGSAP; this is translated from the coding sequence ATGGACTGGACCTTGGAGGTGGTGGTCCTGCCGGTCAGCGATCTGGACCGGGCCGTCGCCTTTTACCGCGACCAAGTGGGGTTCACTTTGGATCACCGCACGGTCAACGGAGACATGGATTTCGCTCAGCTGACACCGCCGGGATCGGGTTGTTCCATCGTGATCGGGAATCTGCCGTCCCAGCAGCAGATGGAGCCCGGGTCGATGAGCGGTTTGCAGCTGGTGGTGTCCGACGCGCGGGCGGCCCGGGATGAACTGGTCGGCCGCGGCGTGGACGCCAGCGAGTTGACTGTCATTGATCCGCGCGACGGCGGAACGTTTTTCGGTTTCTCGGATCCGGACGGCAACAGCTGGGCCGTGCAGGAAATGAAGGTCCGGGCAGAACAACCGCTGATTCCGCGCAGTGGCTCAGCGCCCTGA
- a CDS encoding DapH/DapD/GlmU-related protein, producing the protein MDLEDLLAALNAGETITGGSPLHAAMHQVSQEALRITGELNSGYQEPARVRELLAALTGRDIDETVTVFPPFSSDFGKNTTIGKRVFINAGCKFQDQGGVVIGDDCLIGHNTVLATLNHDLDPGRRTDMHPAPIVIGRNVWIGSNATVLPGVTVGENAVIAAAAVVTKDVPANSVVVGSPARVVRTL; encoded by the coding sequence ATGGATCTCGAGGACCTGCTCGCGGCGCTGAACGCCGGCGAGACCATCACCGGGGGCTCCCCGCTGCACGCGGCCATGCACCAGGTTAGCCAGGAGGCACTGCGGATCACCGGCGAGCTGAACAGCGGCTACCAGGAACCGGCGCGGGTCCGGGAACTCCTGGCCGCCCTAACCGGCAGGGACATCGACGAAACCGTGACCGTCTTTCCACCGTTTTCCTCGGACTTCGGAAAGAACACCACCATCGGCAAGCGGGTGTTCATCAACGCCGGATGCAAGTTCCAGGACCAGGGCGGCGTGGTCATTGGGGATGACTGCCTCATTGGCCACAACACCGTCCTGGCCACGCTCAACCATGACCTTGATCCCGGCCGCCGCACCGACATGCATCCGGCGCCCATCGTCATCGGCCGGAACGTGTGGATCGGATCCAATGCCACTGTGCTGCCCGGCGTAACGGTCGGCGAGAACGCAGTGATCGCGGCGGCAGCCGTGGTCACAAAGGATGTGCCGGCGAACTCGGTGGTGGTCGGCTCGCCGGCGCGGGTCGTGCGCACGCTATAG
- a CDS encoding N-acetylmannosamine-6-phosphate 2-epimerase — protein sequence MFDLSVLASRLIVSCQAYPGEPMRDPRTMAQMAQAAVIGGAAAVRIQGIQDLEQTRDAVDVPMIGLWKDGTDGVFITPTLDHALACAAAGSDIVAIDGTRRPRPDGRNLAETIAALHEQTGALVMADCGSAADAKAAADAGADVIGTTLAGYTGERPKTDGPDLELIAEIAALDLGRPLIAEGRIHTPAQARACLDAGAFAVVVGTAITHPTTITGWFAGALQG from the coding sequence ATGTTTGACCTTTCCGTTCTGGCCTCCCGGCTGATCGTTTCCTGCCAGGCCTATCCCGGAGAGCCAATGCGCGATCCGCGCACGATGGCGCAGATGGCGCAGGCCGCCGTCATCGGCGGTGCTGCCGCCGTCCGGATCCAGGGGATCCAGGACCTGGAACAGACACGCGATGCGGTGGATGTGCCGATGATCGGGCTGTGGAAAGACGGCACCGACGGCGTTTTCATCACTCCCACGCTTGACCACGCGCTGGCCTGCGCCGCGGCCGGTTCCGACATTGTTGCCATTGACGGCACCCGCCGGCCCCGGCCGGACGGCCGCAACCTCGCCGAAACCATCGCGGCCCTGCATGAACAGACCGGGGCACTGGTGATGGCAGACTGCGGGTCCGCCGCCGACGCCAAGGCGGCGGCCGACGCCGGAGCTGACGTGATTGGCACGACGCTGGCCGGATACACGGGCGAGCGGCCGAAGACCGATGGTCCGGACCTGGAACTCATCGCGGAGATTGCGGCCCTCGACCTGGGCCGGCCGCTGATCGCCGAAGGACGGATCCACACCCCGGCGCAGGCCCGGGCTTGCCTGGACGCGGGGGCGTTCGCCGTCGTCGTCGGGACCGCCATTACGCATCCGACCACGATCACCGGGTGGTTTGCCGGCGCGCTGCAGGGGTAG
- a CDS encoding ROK family protein, translating into MPSASQCVIGVDLGGTKTAAGIVDATGTVHAVESRPTPAAAGAAAILATAVGLVTALLAQARAAGLDPVAVGIGSAGVIDARDGSVVSATDSLTGWAGTPLAAHVAEQSGLPAYAVNDVHAHNLGEHWRGASAGADSSLLVAVGTGVGGSLILDGGPHLGARAVAGHVGHLASPFAYDDGGRPLPCSCGRAGHVEAIASGPSIAALYRRLVDGETAGGETVGGETVGGEPAGGEPAGGDAIAGSVTGREVAEMAGAGDPLALRALTTGATAAGQAVGGLANMLDPSVVVVGGGVAGAGDLWWTPFRAALRAELMDPLADLPVVPADLGSSAAIVGAAKFAFDRLSAELNASQEHHHV; encoded by the coding sequence ATGCCCTCCGCTTCACAGTGCGTCATCGGGGTGGACCTGGGCGGCACCAAAACGGCCGCCGGCATTGTGGACGCCACCGGCACAGTGCACGCCGTCGAGTCCCGGCCCACCCCCGCGGCCGCCGGAGCGGCAGCCATCCTGGCCACCGCCGTCGGGCTGGTCACCGCCCTGCTGGCCCAGGCCCGCGCTGCTGGGCTGGATCCGGTGGCGGTGGGCATTGGTTCGGCCGGCGTCATTGACGCCCGGGACGGATCGGTGGTTTCGGCCACCGATTCCCTCACCGGCTGGGCGGGCACTCCGCTGGCGGCGCATGTCGCTGAGCAGTCCGGGCTGCCCGCCTACGCGGTCAACGACGTGCATGCGCATAACTTGGGCGAGCACTGGAGGGGTGCCTCCGCCGGCGCGGACTCCAGCTTGCTCGTGGCCGTGGGAACCGGCGTCGGCGGTTCCCTGATTCTCGATGGCGGACCGCATCTGGGGGCACGGGCGGTGGCCGGGCACGTGGGGCATCTGGCCTCACCCTTCGCGTACGACGACGGCGGCCGTCCGCTGCCGTGCAGCTGCGGGCGGGCCGGGCACGTGGAGGCCATCGCCTCCGGGCCGTCCATCGCCGCGCTGTACCGGCGACTCGTGGACGGGGAAACTGCCGGCGGGGAGACCGTCGGCGGGGAGACCGTCGGCGGGGAGCCTGCCGGCGGTGAGCCTGCCGGCGGTGACGCCATCGCCGGGAGCGTGACGGGACGGGAAGTGGCCGAGATGGCGGGCGCCGGTGACCCGCTGGCCCTTCGTGCCCTGACCACGGGAGCAACAGCCGCCGGACAGGCCGTGGGCGGACTCGCGAACATGTTGGATCCGTCCGTTGTGGTGGTCGGCGGCGGCGTGGCCGGAGCCGGTGACCTGTGGTGGACACCGTTCCGGGCCGCGCTGCGTGCCGAGCTGATGGACCCGCTGGCGGACCTCCCCGTGGTTCCGGCCGACCTCGGCTCCAGCGCCGCCATCGTGGGAGCCGCCAAATTCGCCTTTGACCGTCTTTCCGCTGAACTCAACGCATCACAGGAGCACCACCATGTTTGA